One window of Dromaius novaehollandiae isolate bDroNov1 chromosome 20, bDroNov1.hap1, whole genome shotgun sequence genomic DNA carries:
- the LOC112984176 gene encoding torsin-1A-like translates to MKLLNAAGFLILMPTLMLALDPLSTSIFMGGAAVAWQLLSPYSWLKCSFLECCNMKDTLNFSVLKMDLERKVFGQHLAVQTVLRALSTNVYSKRPKKPLVMSFHGWTGTGKSFVSSIIAENLYQLHIPRRRFVHHFSTVLHFPHASHVHLYKERLQNWIRGNVSACPRSLFIFSEMDQMPHGLIDSIMPFLGYREEIDGVYYGKAIFLFLNNAGGDKITEIALDHWRRQKRREEIPLKELQSLMSEEIFSNLNSGFFRSQLIQKNLIDYFIPFLPLEYKHVRECVREELRSQGHLEDEDLMTEIALAMTDYPSEERLYSSKGCKTVASRVTLST, encoded by the exons ATGAAGCTTCTGAATGCTGCCGGATTCCTTATTCTCATGCCCACTTTGATGCTAGCTCTGGACCCCCTAAGCACCTCGATCTTCATGGGAGGGGCTGCTGTTGCttggcagctcctctccccttACTCTTGGCTCAAGTGCAGTTTCCTGGAGTGCTGCAATATGAAGGACACACTAAACTTCTCAG TTTTGAAGATGGATTTGGAGCGGAAAGTCTTTGGCCAGCATCTTGCTGTCCAAACAGTTCTGAGAGCTCTGAGCACAAATGTTTATTCCAAACGGCCCAAGAAGCCTCTGGTGATGTCCTTCCATGGCTGGACAGGAACGGGCAAATCATTTGTCAGCAGTATCATTGCAGAGAACCTCTATCAGCTTCATATACCAAGGAGGAGGTTTGTGCACCACTTCAGCACAGTACTGCATTTCCCACATGCTTCACATGTCCATCTGTATAAG GAGCGGCTGCAGAATTGGATCCGGGGGAATGTCAGTGCCTGTCCAAGGTCCCTTTTTATCTTCTCTGAAATGGATCAGATGCCACATGGCCTGATAGACTCTATCATGCCATTCCTTGGCTACCGTGAAGAGATTGACGGTGTTTATTATGGCAAGGCAATCTTCCTCTTCCTGAA CAATGCCGGAGGAGATAAGATAACAGAGATTGCTCTTGATCactggagaaggcagaagagaagagaagaaattcCTCTAAAGGAGTTGCAGTCTCTGATGTCTGAGGAAATTTTCAGCAACTTGAACA GTGGTTTCTTCCGCAGTCAACTGATCCAGAAGAACCTGATTGACTATTTCATTCCTTTCCTACCTCTTGAATATAAACATGTGAGAGAGTGTGTCCGGGAGGAGCTCCGCTCGCAAGGCCACCTCGAGGATGAAGACCTCATGACAGAGATTGCCTTGGCAATGACTGACTACCCCAGTGAAGAAAGACTCTACTCCAGCAAAGGCTGCAAGACTGTGGCCTCCAGAGTGACTCTGAGCACCTAG
- the TOR1B gene encoding torsin-1B: MPRAPALLWLLLPGLAALEPISVGIAIGAASALTGYLSYPSFYCSYVECCPGDGHRLNATALRAQLDARLFGQHLAKEVVLKAVAGFSRNSSPKKPLALSLHGWGGTGKNLLSQIIAEHLHPAGLRSKFVHLFLATLHFPHQHQVKLYQEQLQKWIQGNVSACPHSVFIFDEMDKLHPGLIDAIKPFLDYYEQVNGVSYRKAIFIFLSNAGANLINKVALDFWRNGKQREEIQLKDLEPVLSLGVFNNKNSGLWHSSLIDRNLIDYFVPFLPLEHKHVKMCIRAEMLSRGHAVNENVVEVVIDEMTFFPKEEKIYSDKGCKTVQAKLNFHWDTVMGDTKAEG; this comes from the exons aTGCCACGGGCGCCggcgctgctgtggctgctgctgccggggctaGCGGCGCTGGAGCCCATCAGCGTGGGCATCGCCATCGGCGCCGCCTCGGCGCTCACCGGCTACCTCTCCTACCCCAGCTTCTACTGCAGCTACGTGGAGTGCTGCCCCGGCGACGGGCACCGCCTCAACGCCACCG CGCTGAGGGCGCAGCTGGACGCGCGGCTCTTCGGGCAGCACCTGGCCAAGGAGGTGGTGCTGAAGGCGGTGGCGGGCTTCAGCCGCAACAGCAGCCCCAAGAAGCCGCTGGCGCTGTCGCTGCACGGCTGGGGCGGCACCGGCAAGAACCTCCTCAGCCAGATCATCGCCGAGCACCTGCACCCCGCCGGGCTGCGCAGCAAGTTCGTCCACCTCTTCCTGGCCACGCTGCACTTCCCCCACCAGCACCAGGTCAAGCTCTACCAG GAGCAACTGCAGAAATGGATCCAGGGCAATGTCAGTGCCTGTCCCCACTCTGTCTTTATTTTCGATGAGATGGACAAATTGCACCCGGGCCTCATTGATGCCATCAAGCCATTCTTAGATTATTACGAGCAGGTTAATGGGGTGTCTTACAGGAAAGCTATCTTCATTTTCCTCAG CAATGCAGGTGCAAATTTAATTAATAAAGTGGCTCTTGACTTCTGGAGGaatggaaagcagagggaggagaTTCAGCTGAAAGACCTGGAGCCAGTGCTTTCTCTAGGAGTCTTCAATAACAAGAATA GTGGCCTgtggcacagcagcctcattgaCAGAAACCTCATTGACTACTTTGTCCCCTTCCTGCCCCTGGAGCACAAGCACGTGAAGATGTGCATCAGGGCTGAAATGCTATCCCGTGGCCATGCTGTCAATGAGAACGTTGTTGAGGTGGTGATTGATGAGATGACCTTCTTCCCGAAAGAGGAGAAAATCTACTCCGATAAAGGCTGCAAGACTGTACAGGCCAAGCTGAATTTTCATTGGGACACTGTGATGGGAGATACAAAGGCTGAGGGCTGA